One window of Chamaesiphon minutus PCC 6605 genomic DNA carries:
- the pilM gene encoding type IV pilus assembly protein PilM — protein MLNRLKNLFPRRGNGVAIELGSERINIAQLHKKGADLSLKHLCSAEVPEGIFEEGRIVNPQELGDLIRTTLADNKIKATHVTTSVPMREAVIRLIPLPAELNDREVRDLILNHEAALYLPYPREEVDLDYQKLDLVTDEDGLDKVQVMLAATRKEVTDSYIETFQYAGLPVKVLEISSFAVLRTIKEQLRQFAPQEAVVLIDIEFDCTEIAIVVNGIPQFNRTVPIGTFQLQEALSSAMNLPLSRNSEALQDITIPDIPVSSINNHSEAMTSINPGMAAMMRILAELADEVRRSIEFYMSHNGQELKLEQLLLAGPGGGLGQLDLFFTQRLSIPTTQVDPIGGLGLEPEMDIPIGQRPGLGVVLGLGMREV, from the coding sequence ATGCTTAATCGATTAAAAAATCTATTTCCTCGTCGAGGTAATGGAGTGGCAATCGAACTTGGGTCCGAACGGATCAATATTGCCCAACTCCACAAAAAAGGTGCCGATCTCAGCCTCAAACATTTATGTTCTGCTGAAGTTCCCGAAGGAATTTTTGAGGAAGGGCGCATCGTCAACCCCCAAGAGTTAGGTGACTTAATTCGCACCACCCTCGCTGACAACAAAATCAAGGCCACCCATGTCACTACATCCGTACCGATGCGGGAAGCTGTGATTAGGTTGATTCCATTACCAGCCGAATTAAACGATAGAGAAGTGCGAGATCTAATTCTCAATCATGAGGCGGCATTATATTTACCATATCCTCGTGAAGAAGTCGATCTCGACTATCAAAAACTCGATTTGGTCACAGATGAAGACGGGCTGGATAAAGTACAAGTAATGCTTGCAGCCACTCGCAAAGAAGTCACCGATAGTTATATCGAGACATTTCAGTATGCGGGATTGCCAGTAAAAGTTTTAGAGATTAGCAGCTTTGCCGTACTCCGCACGATCAAAGAACAACTCCGCCAATTTGCACCGCAAGAAGCCGTAGTTTTGATCGATATCGAGTTCGATTGTACAGAAATCGCGATCGTCGTCAATGGCATTCCCCAATTCAATCGCACCGTACCGATTGGCACATTTCAACTGCAAGAAGCCCTCAGCAGTGCGATGAATCTGCCACTGAGCAGAAATTCGGAAGCACTTCAAGATATCACCATTCCTGATATCCCCGTCAGCAGCATAAATAATCATAGTGAAGCCATGACTAGTATCAATCCTGGTATGGCAGCGATGATGCGAATTTTGGCCGAATTAGCTGATGAAGTCCGTCGCAGTATTGAGTTTTATATGAGCCACAACGGTCAAGAACTCAAACTCGAACAACTGCTGCTAGCTGGCCCTGGCGGAGGATTGGGACAACTCGATCTCTTCTTTACACAACGATTGAGTATTCCCACCACCCAAGTCGATCCGATCGGTGGATTGGGGTTAGAACCAGAAATGGACATCCCGATCGGTCAAAGACCCGGACTGGGAGTAGTTCTAGGATTAGGAATGCGCGAGGTATAA